CGGCGCTGGCCCTCGGCATACAGGGTGTCGAAGGCCAGGGAGGATTTGCCGGAGCCGGACAGGCCGGTGATCACGATCAGCTTGTCCCGCGGCAGGGTCAGGTCGATGTTTTTCAGGTTATGGGTGCGTGCCCCACGGATCAGAATCTTGTCCACAAACAGCGGCCTCGCTTGGCGGGCGGAAACCCTCGAGTATACGGCCCGCTTGCACCCTGCGGCAAAGTGCGCGCCTGTGCCGCAGGCGGGATGGCTGCTAGAATCGCCGCCTTGTTTCGATGGGGTTCTGGTAAATGCACGATCCGCACAGCGAGCGCATGAGTGGCGGCGAAACCCGCGCGGCCGGTGGCCTGGCCCTGGTGTTTGCCTTTCGCATGCTCGGCATGTTCATGGTGTTGCCGGTGCTGGCGACCTACGGCATGGAGCTGCGCGGCAGCACGCCGGCGCTGATCGGCCTGGCTATTGGCGCCTACGGCCTGACCCAAGCGTTTCTGCAGATTCCCTTCGGCATGCTTTCCGACCGCATCGGCCGCCGTCCGGTGATCTATGTCGGGCTGCTGATCTTCGCCGCCGGCAGCGTTCTGGCGGCCAACGCCGACTCGATCTATGGGGTGATCGCCGGGCGCGTGCTGCAGGGCGCCGGAGCCATCTCCGCGGCGGTGATGGCGCTGCTGTCGGACCTGACCCGCGAGCAGCACCGGACCAAGGCGATGGCGATGATCGGCATGAGCATCGGCCTGTCCTTCGCCGTGGCCATGGTGGTCGGGCCGCTGCTGACCCGCGCCTTCGGCCTGTCCGGGCTGTTCTGGGTCACCGCGGCCATGGCCCTGCTGGGCATTCTGATCGTCGCCGGCCTGGTGCCGCGTACGGCCGGGCCGTTGCAGCACCGCGAGTCGGGCGTGGCCAGGCAGGCGCTCTGGCCGACCCTGAAGCATACCGACCTGCTGCGCCTGGACTTCGGCATCCTCGCCCTGCACGCCATCCTCATGGCCAGCTTCGTCGCCCTGCCGCTGGCCCTGGTGGAGCAGGGCGGCCTGCCCAAGGAAGAGCACTGGTGGGTCTACCTGACCGCGTTGCTGGTGGGTTTCTTCGGCATGCTGCCGTTCATCATCTATGGCGAGAAGAAGCGTCAGATGAAGCGCGTGCTGCTGGGCTCGGTGGCGGTGCTGCTGGCCTGCGAGCTGTATTTCTGGGTCTGGGGCAGCAGCCT
The genomic region above belongs to Pseudomonas benzenivorans and contains:
- a CDS encoding MFS transporter: MHDPHSERMSGGETRAAGGLALVFAFRMLGMFMVLPVLATYGMELRGSTPALIGLAIGAYGLTQAFLQIPFGMLSDRIGRRPVIYVGLLIFAAGSVLAANADSIYGVIAGRVLQGAGAISAAVMALLSDLTREQHRTKAMAMIGMSIGLSFAVAMVVGPLLTRAFGLSGLFWVTAAMALLGILIVAGLVPRTAGPLQHRESGVARQALWPTLKHTDLLRLDFGILALHAILMASFVALPLALVEQGGLPKEEHWWVYLTALLVGFFGMLPFIIYGEKKRQMKRVLLGSVAVLLACELYFWVWGSSLGALVLGAVVFFTAFNLLEASLPSLISKVAPAGGKGTAMGVYSTSQFLGAALGGILGGWLYQHYSLSGVFLGCAVLALLWLVFAVTMREPPYVTSLRLPLSAAALQEAGLAERLLAVPGVADAVVVADEAAIYIKVDTQQLDRMSLERLINSAPATC